A region from the Mustela erminea isolate mMusErm1 chromosome 2, mMusErm1.Pri, whole genome shotgun sequence genome encodes:
- the PHYHIP gene encoding phytanoyl-CoA hydroxylase-interacting protein, giving the protein MELLSTPHSIEVNNITCDSFRISWAMENSDLERVTHYFIDLNKKENKNSNKFKHRDVPTKLVAKAVPLPMTVRGHWFLSPRTEYSVAVQTAVKQSDGEYLVSGWSETVEFCTGDYAKEHLAQLQEKAEQIAGRMLRFSVFYRNHHKEYFQHARTHCGNMLQPYLKDNSGSHGSPTSGMLHGVFFSCNTEFNTGQPPQDSPYGRWRFQIPAQRLFNPSTNLYFADFYCMYTAYHYAILVLAPKGSLGDRFCRDRLPLLDIACNKFLTCSVEDGELIFRHAQDLILEIIYTEPVDLSLGTLGEISGHQLMSLSTADAKKDPSCKTCNISVGR; this is encoded by the exons ATGGAGCTGCTGTCCACGCCCCACAGCATCGAGGTCAACAACATCACCTGTGACTCCTTCCGCATCTCCTGGGCCATGGAGAACAGTGACCTGGAGAGGGTCACTCATTACTTCATTGACCTTAACAAGAAGGAGAACAAGAACTCCAACAAGTTCAAGCACCGG GATGTCCCCACCAAGCTTGTGGCCAAGGCCGTGCCACTGCCCATGACCGTGAGAGGCCACTGGTTCCTGAGCCCCCGCACGGAGTACAGCGTGGCTGTGCAGACGGCAGTGAAGCAGAGTGACGGGGAATACCTGGTGTCTGGCTGGAGCGAGACGGTCGAGTTCTGCACCGGGG ATTACGCCAAGGAGCACCTGGCGCAGCTGCAGGAGAAGGCTGAGCAGATCGCAGGCCGCATGCTCCGCTTCTCCGTCTTCTACCGCAACCACCACAAGGAGTACTTCCAACATGCCAG GACCCACTGCGGGAACATGCTGCAGCCCTACCTGAAGGACAACAGCGGCAGCCATGGCTCTCCAACCAGTGGCATGCTCCATGGCGTCTTCTTCAGCTGCAACACAGAGTTCAACACAGGCCAGCCTCCTCAGGACTCCCCCTATGGCCGCTGGCGCTTCCAGATCCCCGCCCAGCGCCTCTTTAACCCCAGCACCAACCTCTACTTTGCGGACTTCTACTGTATGTACACAGCTTACCACTATGCCATCCTGGTGCTGGCCCCCAAGGGCTCCCTGGGGGACCGCTTCTGCCGTGACCGCCTGCCCCTCCTGGACATTGCCTGCAACAAGTTCCTGACCTGCAGCGTGGAGGATGGGGAGCTGATCTTCCGCCACGCCCAGGACCTCATCCTGGAGATCATCTATACGGAGCCCGTTGACCTGTCCCTGGGCACCCTAGGGGAGATCAGCGGGCACCAGCTCATGAGCCTATCCACTGCTGACGCCAAGAAGGACCCCAGCTGCAAGACCTGCAACATCAGTGTGGGCCGCTAG
- the POLR3D gene encoding DNA-directed RNA polymerase III subunit RPC4 — protein sequence MSQGNAAGEPSAPGGPRPLLSGGRGLIGRRPAPPLTPGRLPSIRSRDLTLGGVKKKTFTPNIISRKIKEEPKEEVTIKKEKRDRDRDRQREGHGRGRGRPEVIQSHSIFEQGPAEMMKKKGNWDKTVDVSDMGPSHIINIKKEKRETDEETKQILRMLEKDDFIDDPGLRNDTRNMPVQLPLAHSGWLFKEENEEPDVKPWLAGPKEEDMEVDVPVVKVKEEPRDEEEEAKIKAPPRTARKTPGLPKDISVAELLRELSLTQEEELLFLQLPDTLPGQPPTQDIKPIKTEVQSEDGQMVVIKQEKDREARLAENVCTLADLTEGQVGKLLIRKSGKVQLLLGKVTLDVTMGTACSFLQELVSVGLGDSRTGEMTVLGHIKHKLVCSPDFESLLDHKHR from the exons ATGTCGCAAGGAAACGCTGCGGGCGAGCCGAGTGCTCCGGGAGgtccccgccccctcctctctgGGGGACGGGGGCTTATCGGGCGGCGACCGGCGCCTCCACTTACTCCAGGTCGCCTTCCCTCCATCCGCTCCAGGGACCTCACCCTTGGAGGAGTCAAGAAG aaaaccttCACCCCAAATATCATCAGTCGGAAAATCAAGGAAGA gcCCAAGGAAGAAGTAACCATCAAGAAGGAGAAGCGTGACAGGGATAGAGACCGACAGCGAGAAGGGCATGGACGGGGCCGGGGCCGTCCAGAAGTGATCCAGTCCCATTCCATCTTTGAGCAGGGTCCAGctgaaatgatgaagaaaaagg GGAACTGGGATAAGACAGTGGATGTGTCAGACATGGGACCTTCTCATATCAtcaacatcaaaaaagaaaagagggagacagaTGAAGAAACGAAACAGATCCTGCGCATGCTGGAGAAGGATGAT TTCATCGATGACCCTGGGCTGAGGAATGACACTCGAAACATGCCTGTGCAGCTGCCGCTGGCCCACTCAGGGTGGCTTTttaaggaagagaatgaagagcCAGATGTTAAACCTTGGCTGGCTGGCCCCAAGGAAGAGGACATGGAGGTGGATGTACCTGTTGTGAAAG TGAAAGAGGAGCCccgagatgaggaggaggaggccaagaTCAAGGCTCCTCCCAGGACAGCCAGAAAGACCCCGGGCCTCCCAAAGGACATATCTGTGGCAGAGCTGCTCAGGGAGCTGAGCCTCACCCAGGAAGAAGAGCTGCTGTTCCTTCAGCTACCAGACACGCTCCCTGGCCAGCCGCCTACTCAGGACATCAAGCCTATCAAGACAGAGGTGCAGAGCGAGGATGGCCAGATGGTGGTTATAAAGCAGGAGAAAGACCGG GAAGCCAGGCTGGCAGAGAATGTGTGTACCCTGGCTGACCTGACAGAGGGTCAGGTTGGCAAGCTGCTCATCCGCAAGTCAGGAAAGGTGCAGCTCCTCCTGGGCAAGGTGACTCTAGACGTAACAATGGGAACCGCCTGTTCCTTTCTGCAG GAGCTCGTGTCCGTGGGCCTTGGAGACAGTCGGACTGGTGAGATGACGGTCCTGGGACACATAAAGCACAAACTTGTATGTTCCCCCGATTTTGAGTCCCTCTTGGATCACAAACACCGGTAA